The Vidua chalybeata isolate OUT-0048 chromosome 24, bVidCha1 merged haplotype, whole genome shotgun sequence genome includes a window with the following:
- the GUCA1A gene encoding guanylyl cyclase-activating protein 1, with amino-acid sequence MGNMDGKTVEELSTTECHQWYKKFMTECPSGQLTLYEFKQFFGLKNLSPAANKYVEQMFETFDFNKDGYIDFMEYVAALSLVLKGKVDQKLRWYFKLYDVDGNGCIDRAELLNIIKAIRSINRCNEKMTAEEFTDMVFNKIDINGDGELSLEEFMEGVQKDEMLLDILTRSLDLTHIVRLIQNDGKNPHEGGQDAQAAP; translated from the exons ATGGGGAACATGGACGGGAAAACCGTGGAGGAGCTGAGCACCACCGAGTGCCACCAGTGGTACAAGAAGTTCATGACAGAGTGTCCTTCTGGCCAGCTCACCCTCTACGAGTTCAAACAGTTTTTTGGCTTGAAAAACCTGAGTCCGGCAGCGAACAAATACGTTGAGCAAATGTTTGAGACGTTTGACTTTAATAAG GATGGCTACATAGATTTCATGGAATATGTGGCAGCTCTGAGCCTGGTGCTGAAGGGGAAGGTGGATCAGAAGCTGAGGTGGTATTTCAAGCTCTACGACGTGGATGGGAACGGCTGCATCGACCgggctgagctgctgaacaTCATCAAA GCCATTCGATCCATCAACCGCTGCAACGAGAAGATGACGGCGGAGGAGTTCACAGACATGGTGTTCAACAAAATCGACATAAATGGAGATG GCGAGCTGTCCCTGGAGGAGTTCATGGAGGGCGTGCAGAAGGACGAGATGCTGCTGGACATCCTCACCCGCAGCCTGGACCTGACCCACATCGTGCGCCTGATCCAGAACGACGGCAAGAACCCTCACGAGGGCGGGCAGGACGCCCAGGCTGCCCCGTAG
- the GUCA1B gene encoding guanylyl cyclase-activating protein 2, with amino-acid sequence MGQQFTNAEGEQGEIDVAELQEWYKKFVVECPSGTLFMHEFKRFFGVQDNQEAAEYVENMFRAFDKNGDNTIDFLEYVAALNLVLRGKLEHKLRWTFKVYDKDGNGCIDKPELLEIVESIYRLKKVCWSDVEDRTPLLTPEEVVDRIFQLVDENGDGQLSLDEFIDGARKDKWVMKMLQMDVNPGGWITEQRRKSALF; translated from the exons ATGGGACAGCAGTTCACCAATGCTGAAGGGGAGCAAGGAGAGATTGAtgttgcagagctgcaggaatggTATAAGAAATTTGTGGTGGAATGTCCCAGTGGGACCCTCTTCATGCACGAGTTCAAGCGGTTCTTTGGGGTCCAGGACAACCAGGAAGCAGCAGAGTATGTGGAGAACATGTTCAGGGCTTTTGACAAGAACGGG GATAACACCATTGATTTTCTGGAATACGTAGCTGCCTTGAATCTCGTTTTACGGGGAAAACTGGAGCACAAGCTGAGGTGGACGTTCAAAGTGTATGACAAGGATGGGAACGGCTGCATAGATAaacctgagctgctggaaatcGTTGAG TCTATCTACAGGCTGAAGAAGGTGTGCTGGTCGGACGTGGAGGACAGGACCCCGCTGCTGACACCGGAGGAGGTGGTGGACAGGATATTTCAGCTGGTGGATGAGAACGGGGATG GGCAGCTGTCTCTTGACGAGTTCATTGATGGAGCCAGGAAGGACAAGTGGGTGATGAAGATGTTGCAAATGGATGTGAACCCCGGGGGATGGATCActgagcagaggagaaagagtgCTTTGTTCTGA